A DNA window from Haloactinospora alba contains the following coding sequences:
- a CDS encoding ammonium transporter, which translates to MIDSGTTAWLLVSAALVMLMTPGLAFFYGGMSRAKSVLNMMLMSFASIAIVSVLWVLVGHSLTYADGAGPLTPVIGGLGDAGLGGMVGEVDPEGGYPLLVDAGFQMMFAVITVALISGAIADRAKFGAWLLFVPVWSLLVYFPVAHWVWGGGWVSSLDIGGTEVVDFAGGTAVHINAGAAALALTVVLGRRKGFGAESMRPHNLPFVLLGVALLWFGWFGFNAGSAYAADETAALALVNTQVATAAATGAWMLVERLRQGRVSALGFASGAVAGLVAITPAAADLTPLGATLLGLVAGGVCAYTISLKFRFGYDDALDVVGIHLVGGIIGALAIGFLAAPVAGDSSGLLYGGEFHLLLVQGIALVGVAVYSFAVTYVVGKAIDAVMGFRIPEAVETNGLDHEIHSETAYAFAELDHLADGAEELSASTPPGAETAERGVRS; encoded by the coding sequence ATGATCGACAGCGGGACCACCGCCTGGCTACTGGTAAGCGCCGCGCTGGTGATGCTGATGACGCCCGGCCTGGCTTTCTTCTACGGAGGCATGTCCCGGGCCAAGAGCGTGCTGAACATGATGCTGATGAGCTTCGCCAGTATCGCGATCGTCAGCGTCCTCTGGGTGCTCGTGGGGCACTCGCTGACGTACGCGGACGGCGCGGGACCGCTCACCCCCGTCATCGGCGGGCTGGGGGACGCCGGACTGGGCGGCATGGTCGGGGAGGTCGACCCGGAGGGCGGCTACCCCCTGCTCGTGGACGCCGGGTTCCAGATGATGTTCGCCGTCATCACGGTCGCGTTGATCAGCGGCGCCATCGCCGACCGGGCCAAGTTCGGCGCCTGGCTGCTGTTCGTCCCCGTATGGTCCCTGCTGGTCTACTTCCCGGTGGCCCACTGGGTCTGGGGAGGCGGCTGGGTGAGCAGCCTCGACATCGGCGGGACCGAGGTGGTCGACTTCGCCGGCGGCACCGCCGTGCACATCAACGCGGGAGCGGCGGCCCTGGCCCTGACCGTGGTGCTGGGGCGCCGGAAGGGCTTCGGCGCGGAGTCGATGCGGCCGCACAACCTTCCCTTCGTCCTGCTGGGCGTGGCGCTGCTGTGGTTCGGCTGGTTCGGCTTCAACGCGGGTTCGGCCTACGCCGCGGACGAGACCGCCGCGCTGGCACTGGTGAACACCCAGGTCGCGACGGCGGCCGCCACGGGAGCGTGGATGCTGGTGGAGCGGCTGCGCCAGGGGCGCGTCAGCGCTCTGGGCTTCGCCTCCGGCGCGGTGGCCGGGCTGGTGGCGATCACCCCGGCGGCTGCGGACCTCACCCCGCTCGGGGCGACGCTGCTGGGACTCGTCGCCGGGGGAGTGTGCGCCTACACCATCAGTCTGAAGTTCAGGTTCGGTTACGACGACGCGCTGGACGTCGTCGGTATACACCTGGTCGGCGGGATCATCGGGGCGCTGGCGATCGGTTTCCTCGCCGCGCCGGTCGCCGGTGACAGCAGCGGACTCCTCTACGGGGGCGAGTTCCACCTGCTCCTGGTCCAGGGGATCGCTCTCGTCGGGGTGGCCGTGTACTCGTTCGCCGTCACCTACGTCGTGGGCAAAGCCATCGACGCGGTCATGGGCTTCCGGATACCGGAAGCCGTGGAGACGAACGGCCTGGACCACGAGATCCACTCCGAGACCGCCTACGCCTTCGCCGAGCTGGACCACCTGGCCGACGGAGCCGAGGAGCTCTCCGCATCGACGCCTCCGGGTGCGGAGACGGCCGAGCGGGGCGTCCGGTCCTGA
- the ffh gene encoding signal recognition particle protein, producing the protein MFETLSDRLTTVFTSLRGKGRLSEEDINTTAREIRLALLEADVALPVVRDFIAHVKERARGAEVSKALNPAQQFIKIVNEELVQILGGESRELSFSKTPPTVIMLAGLQGSGKTTLAGKLGKWLASERDTPLLVAADLQRPNAVTQLQVVGERAEIPVFAPEPGNGVGDPVEVARESVEQARRNNHNVVIIDTAGRLGVDEEMMQQAADIRDAVQPDEILFVVDAMIGQDAVNTAQSFLDGVGYDAVALTKLDGDARGGAALSIRHITGKPIMFASTGEKLEDFDAFHPDRMASRILDMGDMLTLIEQAQRTFEESEVEKMASTLASDDDFTLDDFLEQMSMIRKLGPINSLLGMMPGMGQMRDQISNVDDADLDRITAVIRSMTPAERRNPKIINGSRRLRIANGSGTQVSDVNGLVTRFFEAQKMMRQMKNGGMPGMPGMPGSGSGAGGGKKKAKAQQKKAKKGKQRSGNPLKAKQEEAEKEAQRQQRREEGGDQQSQLPPGLGGGSQLPPGMGSGPQPDLSDFKLPKK; encoded by the coding sequence GTGTTCGAGACGCTTTCCGACCGGCTGACAACGGTCTTCACCTCGCTGCGCGGCAAAGGGCGGTTGTCCGAGGAGGACATCAACACCACCGCGCGCGAGATCCGTCTCGCGCTGCTGGAAGCCGACGTAGCTCTCCCCGTCGTCCGCGACTTCATCGCGCACGTCAAGGAGCGCGCCCGCGGCGCGGAGGTATCCAAGGCGCTGAATCCGGCGCAACAGTTCATCAAGATCGTCAACGAGGAGCTCGTCCAGATCCTCGGTGGCGAGAGCCGCGAACTCAGCTTCTCCAAGACGCCGCCCACCGTCATCATGCTCGCGGGGCTGCAGGGGTCCGGGAAGACCACCCTGGCCGGCAAGCTGGGCAAGTGGCTCGCAAGCGAGCGCGACACCCCGCTGCTGGTCGCCGCCGACCTCCAGCGACCCAACGCGGTCACCCAGCTCCAGGTGGTGGGTGAGCGTGCCGAGATCCCGGTCTTCGCTCCGGAACCCGGAAACGGTGTGGGCGACCCGGTCGAGGTCGCACGGGAGTCCGTCGAACAGGCGCGGCGCAACAACCACAACGTCGTCATCATCGACACGGCGGGCCGGCTCGGCGTCGACGAGGAGATGATGCAGCAGGCCGCCGACATCCGGGACGCGGTGCAACCGGACGAGATCCTGTTCGTCGTGGACGCCATGATCGGTCAGGACGCGGTCAACACCGCCCAGTCGTTCCTGGACGGTGTCGGTTACGACGCGGTGGCGCTCACCAAGCTCGACGGGGACGCGCGCGGTGGCGCGGCGCTGTCCATCCGGCACATCACCGGCAAGCCGATCATGTTCGCCTCGACCGGGGAGAAGCTGGAGGACTTCGACGCCTTCCACCCGGACCGGATGGCGTCCCGCATCCTCGACATGGGCGACATGCTCACCCTGATCGAGCAGGCCCAGCGCACGTTCGAGGAGTCGGAAGTCGAGAAGATGGCCAGCACACTGGCCTCCGACGACGACTTCACGCTCGACGACTTCCTCGAGCAGATGTCGATGATCCGCAAGCTCGGACCCATCAACAGCCTGCTCGGAATGATGCCCGGTATGGGGCAGATGCGGGACCAGATCAGCAACGTCGACGACGCTGACCTCGACCGCATCACCGCCGTCATCAGGTCGATGACGCCGGCGGAGCGCCGCAACCCCAAGATCATCAACGGGTCACGCCGACTGCGGATCGCCAACGGCTCGGGAACCCAGGTCAGCGACGTCAACGGGCTGGTGACCCGGTTCTTCGAGGCGCAGAAGATGATGCGGCAGATGAAGAACGGCGGGATGCCCGGCATGCCGGGGATGCCCGGTTCCGGCTCCGGCGCTGGCGGCGGGAAGAAGAAGGCCAAAGCGCAGCAGAAGAAGGCCAAGAAAGGCAAGCAGCGCAGCGGGAACCCGCTCAAGGCCAAGCAGGAGGAGGCCGAGAAGGAGGCCCAGCGCCAGCAGCGCCGGGAGGAGGGCGGCGACCAGCAGTCGCAGCTGCCACCGGGGCTGGGCGGCGGCTCGCAGCTGCCTCCGGGCATGGGCAGCGGGCCGCAGCCGGACCTCTCCGACTTCAAACTGCCGAAGAAGTAG
- the rpsP gene encoding 30S ribosomal protein S16 gives MAVKIKLKRMGKIRTPQYRIIVADAKNKRDGQAIEEIGKYQPTEEPSFIQVDSERVQSWLSVGAQPTKPVKAILRRTGDWQKFKGLPAPQTPLKVAEPKDKEAQEAQFQAVLKELVLPDNEDKGSEGKTKKSQKAETSEKSDGQAEEKAEKSEGEA, from the coding sequence GTGGCTGTCAAGATCAAACTCAAGCGTATGGGGAAGATCCGTACGCCGCAGTACCGCATCATCGTCGCCGACGCCAAGAACAAGCGGGACGGCCAGGCGATCGAGGAGATCGGCAAGTACCAGCCCACCGAGGAGCCGAGCTTCATCCAGGTCGACTCCGAGCGGGTCCAGAGCTGGCTGTCTGTGGGGGCGCAGCCCACCAAACCGGTGAAGGCGATCCTGCGGCGTACCGGTGACTGGCAGAAGTTCAAGGGACTTCCTGCTCCGCAGACCCCGTTGAAGGTGGCCGAGCCCAAGGACAAGGAAGCCCAGGAAGCACAGTTCCAGGCTGTCCTCAAGGAGCTCGTCCTGCCGGACAACGAGGACAAGGGCAGCGAGGGCAAGACGAAGAAGTCCCAGAAGGCCGAGACGTCGGAGAAGAGCGACGGGCAGGCCGAGGAGAAGGCGGAGAAGTCCGAGGGCGAGGCCTGA
- the rimM gene encoding ribosome maturation factor RimM (Essential for efficient processing of 16S rRNA) codes for MRLVVGRIGRPHGVRGEVTIDVRTDDPGVRFAAGATLLTDPDSAGPLTVTSSRNHGDRLLVRFSGVKDRDGAEALRGTNLLVDSQDLAPTGDPDQFHDHELRGLRVETSGGEDVGVVSDVLHHAQDLLVIEDDAGTQRLVPFVAALVPEVDTANGRMTIDPPPGLLDLES; via the coding sequence ATGCGTCTCGTCGTCGGCCGGATCGGCCGACCGCACGGTGTCCGTGGTGAGGTCACCATCGACGTGCGGACCGACGACCCCGGTGTGCGCTTCGCAGCCGGCGCCACGCTGCTGACCGACCCGGACAGCGCCGGACCACTCACCGTCACCTCGTCCCGTAACCACGGGGACCGCCTGCTCGTCCGGTTCTCCGGGGTGAAGGACCGCGACGGCGCGGAGGCGCTGCGCGGCACGAACCTGCTCGTGGACTCACAGGACCTCGCACCCACCGGTGACCCGGACCAGTTCCACGACCACGAGCTGCGCGGACTGCGAGTGGAGACCAGCGGGGGAGAGGACGTCGGCGTCGTCAGCGACGTGCTGCACCACGCGCAGGACCTCCTGGTGATCGAGGACGACGCCGGAACACAACGGCTGGTCCCGTTCGTGGCCGCCCTGGTGCCCGAGGTGGACACGGCCAACGGCCGCATGACCATCGACCCGCCGCCGGGTCTGCTCGACCTGGAGAGCTGA
- the trmD gene encoding tRNA (guanosine(37)-N1)-methyltransferase TrmD: MRIDIITIFPDYFAPLDLSLLGKARESGILDIRLHDLRTWTHDRHNTVDDTPCGGGPGMVMKPEPWGEALDAVTGDAPAGAEEATPRLILPTPSGAGFTQKHAERLSGEPWLVFACGRYEGIDARVAEEAARHMPVEELSIGDYVLAGGESATLVMVETVSRLLPGVLGNTASAQEDSFASGGMDSLLEGPVYTRPTSWRGHDVPPVLLSGDHGAVERWRRDESLRKTARNRPELLRAAPEGEFGRRDQEVLDELRLQGGGESMAD, translated from the coding sequence ATGCGTATCGACATCATCACCATCTTTCCCGACTACTTCGCTCCTCTCGACCTCTCCCTGCTGGGGAAGGCACGCGAGTCGGGGATCCTCGACATCCGGCTGCACGACCTGCGCACCTGGACCCACGACCGGCACAACACCGTCGACGACACCCCCTGCGGGGGCGGTCCCGGCATGGTGATGAAGCCCGAGCCGTGGGGGGAGGCCCTGGACGCCGTCACCGGCGACGCGCCAGCGGGGGCGGAGGAGGCCACCCCCCGGCTGATCCTGCCGACCCCCAGCGGTGCCGGCTTCACCCAGAAACACGCGGAGCGACTCTCCGGCGAACCGTGGCTGGTCTTCGCCTGCGGGCGCTACGAGGGTATCGACGCCCGGGTGGCCGAGGAGGCCGCGCGGCACATGCCGGTGGAGGAACTCAGCATCGGTGACTACGTCCTGGCGGGCGGCGAGTCGGCGACCCTCGTCATGGTGGAGACGGTCTCCCGCCTCCTTCCCGGGGTACTCGGCAACACCGCCTCCGCCCAGGAGGACTCCTTCGCCAGCGGGGGTATGGACAGCCTGCTGGAGGGGCCGGTGTACACCCGCCCGACGAGCTGGCGCGGGCACGACGTCCCGCCCGTGCTGCTCTCCGGCGACCACGGGGCGGTGGAACGCTGGCGACGTGACGAATCACTCCGAAAAACGGCGCGCAACCGCCCCGAACTCCTCCGTGCGGCCCCTGAGGGGGAGTTCGGACGGCGTGACCAGGAAGTCCTGGACGAGCTCCGGTTACAGGGCGGTGGAGAATCTATGGCAGACTAG
- the rplS gene encoding 50S ribosomal protein L19 translates to MHTAIQELEKAQLRSDIPDFRPGDTLNVHVRVTEGNRSRIQVFKGVVIRRQGGGNRETFTVRKLSYSVGVERTFPVHTPAIDKIEVVARGRVRRAKLYYLRHLRGKAARIPERR, encoded by the coding sequence ATGCACACCGCTATTCAGGAGCTCGAGAAGGCCCAGCTTCGCTCCGACATTCCCGACTTCCGCCCGGGCGACACGCTCAACGTCCACGTGCGTGTCACGGAGGGGAACCGCTCCCGGATCCAGGTCTTCAAGGGTGTGGTGATCCGGCGGCAGGGCGGCGGAAACCGTGAGACGTTCACGGTCCGCAAGCTCAGCTACTCCGTTGGTGTGGAGCGCACCTTCCCCGTGCACACCCCCGCGATCGACAAGATCGAGGTCGTCGCCCGCGGCCGGGTGCGCCGTGCCAAGCTGTACTACCTGCGCCACCTGCGCGGGAAGGCCGCCCGCATCCCCGAGCGCCGCTAG
- the lepB gene encoding signal peptidase I encodes MSTDEPEPGAAGQVSGGPYRPEESTPAENSGSPMREHEGAAPVSGAGRPEDRSAGGQAEAGESVGPTMNAKKEASNAKSGSFWKELPVLVVIALVLAFVIKTWVAQAFYIPSQSMENTLLVGDRVLVNKLVYQVRDIERGEVVVFNGSSSWDEENTVTVEEPSNPIAKGFTWVGQQLGVHPTGKDYIKRVVGLPGDTVECCDAENRVLVNGEPLTEPYLYPGSQSTHAEFGPVEVPEGRLWVMGDHREISQDSRMHQNDPGGGAIAKEDVVGRAFVLVWPLDRIDTLPVPETFTPLNEGEASAAR; translated from the coding sequence ATGAGCACTGACGAACCGGAGCCCGGGGCGGCTGGGCAGGTTTCCGGCGGCCCGTACCGGCCCGAGGAGAGCACCCCGGCTGAGAACAGTGGCTCCCCCATGCGTGAGCATGAGGGAGCCGCACCTGTATCCGGCGCCGGTCGTCCGGAGGACAGGTCGGCAGGTGGCCAGGCCGAGGCAGGGGAGAGTGTGGGCCCAACGATGAACGCGAAGAAAGAAGCGTCGAACGCGAAGTCCGGTTCCTTCTGGAAGGAACTTCCCGTCCTGGTCGTGATCGCCCTCGTTCTGGCGTTCGTCATCAAGACGTGGGTGGCCCAGGCGTTCTACATCCCCTCGCAGTCCATGGAGAACACCCTGCTCGTCGGGGACCGCGTGCTCGTCAACAAACTCGTGTACCAGGTGCGCGACATCGAACGCGGCGAGGTCGTGGTGTTCAACGGGAGCTCCTCGTGGGACGAGGAGAACACCGTCACCGTCGAGGAACCGAGCAACCCCATCGCCAAGGGCTTCACCTGGGTGGGCCAGCAGTTGGGCGTGCACCCCACCGGTAAGGACTACATCAAACGCGTCGTCGGCCTCCCCGGGGACACCGTGGAATGCTGCGACGCGGAGAACCGGGTGCTGGTGAACGGCGAGCCGCTGACCGAGCCCTACCTGTACCCGGGAAGCCAGAGCACCCACGCCGAGTTCGGACCGGTCGAGGTTCCCGAGGGGCGGCTGTGGGTCATGGGCGACCACCGCGAGATCTCCCAGGACTCCCGGATGCACCAGAACGACCCCGGGGGCGGAGCCATCGCGAAGGAGGACGTCGTCGGGCGCGCGTTCGTCCTCGTCTGGCCGCTGGACCGCATCGACACGCTTCCCGTCCCGGAGACGTTCACCCCTCTCAACGAGGGGGAGGCCTCCGCCGCGCGGTAA
- a CDS encoding DUF2469 domain-containing protein: MSSEELEKYEAEMELQLYREYRDVIGLFSYVVETERRFYLTNQVDLQSRSTDNGEMYFEVTMEDAWVWDMYRPARFVRNVRVVTFKDVNVEEITKTDFDVPATGSPGPST; encoded by the coding sequence ATGAGTTCTGAAGAGCTGGAGAAGTACGAAGCCGAGATGGAGCTGCAGCTCTACCGCGAGTACCGCGACGTCATCGGCCTGTTCAGCTACGTGGTGGAGACCGAGCGCCGGTTCTACCTCACCAACCAGGTGGACTTGCAATCTCGCAGCACCGACAACGGCGAGATGTACTTCGAGGTCACCATGGAGGACGCCTGGGTGTGGGACATGTACCGCCCGGCCAGGTTCGTGCGCAACGTGCGCGTGGTGACGTTCAAGGACGTCAACGTCGAGGAGATCACCAAGACCGACTTCGACGTTCCCGCTACCGGGAGCCCGGGACCGTCCACCTAG
- a CDS encoding YraN family protein: MVASPQHNTRRGRTLGQRGEQLAAAYLERVGMRVLARNWQCHAGEIDILARHGGRLVVVEVKTRSSLRFGTPLEAVTPEKRRRLRHLSWLAAARYGAAAGRTRVDAVSVLTGPGGRVFLRHHRRVA, translated from the coding sequence ATGGTGGCCAGCCCACAGCACAACACCCGCCGCGGCCGAACCCTCGGACAGCGTGGGGAGCAACTCGCGGCGGCATACCTCGAACGGGTCGGGATGCGCGTCCTCGCGCGCAACTGGCAGTGCCACGCAGGGGAAATCGACATCCTCGCCCGCCACGGCGGGAGACTCGTCGTCGTCGAGGTCAAGACCCGCAGCAGCCTGCGGTTCGGCACCCCGCTCGAGGCGGTGACCCCGGAGAAACGCCGGCGGCTGCGCCACCTGAGCTGGCTGGCCGCGGCCCGGTACGGCGCGGCTGCCGGACGCACCCGGGTCGACGCCGTCTCGGTGCTGACCGGACCGGGCGGGCGGGTCTTCCTCCGGCACCACCGCAGGGTGGCGTAG
- a CDS encoding YifB family Mg chelatase-like AAA ATPase, translated as MGLARTYCMALLGVDGHPVEVESHLGGSTPGLTLVGLPDTALREARDRIRAAVLNSGEHWPEEHITVSLSPASLPKSGSGFDLAIAAAVLAANGAVPVARVHNAVFVAELGLDGRTRAVHGILPSVLAGMRHGHTTFVVARANAAEAALVPGATVVAVDSLTELVARLRGEPVPEHLPLDEPEPAETAPSQYTPDLVDVLGQPIARRAVEIAAAGGHHLMLLGQPGTGKSLLAERLPGILPPLTRSEALEVTTVHSVAGTLPQGGPLISRPPFWAPHHTATRAAVIGGGSTRLRPGCVSLAHRGALFLDEAPEFGRSVLDSLRQPLERGEVLVSRAASTVTFPARFQLVLAANPCPCGKSGNACTCGSVQRRRYLARLSGPLLDRVDLKVELQPVAHAELLADRTLAESSATVAERVVQARDRCARRLSATPWTTNADVPGAELRRTFPPPEAAVRILTSALERGEISARGVDRALRISWTLADLAGRERPSSEDTAYAYALWSGQAQ; from the coding sequence ATGGGGCTGGCGCGTACCTACTGCATGGCCCTGCTCGGTGTGGACGGCCACCCGGTCGAGGTCGAGTCCCACCTGGGCGGCAGCACCCCCGGGCTGACCCTGGTCGGCCTACCGGACACCGCCCTCCGCGAAGCCCGGGACCGGATCCGCGCGGCCGTCCTCAACTCCGGGGAGCACTGGCCCGAGGAACACATCACCGTGAGCCTCTCACCCGCCAGCCTGCCCAAGAGCGGCAGCGGGTTCGACCTCGCGATCGCCGCCGCCGTCCTGGCGGCGAACGGGGCGGTGCCGGTGGCGCGGGTGCACAACGCCGTGTTCGTGGCCGAACTCGGCCTGGACGGCCGCACCCGCGCGGTACACGGGATCCTCCCGTCCGTGCTGGCGGGGATGCGCCACGGTCACACCACGTTCGTCGTGGCGCGCGCCAACGCCGCGGAGGCGGCCCTCGTCCCCGGCGCCACGGTGGTCGCGGTCGACTCGCTCACCGAACTGGTCGCCCGACTGCGCGGCGAACCGGTACCGGAGCACCTCCCCCTCGACGAGCCCGAACCCGCCGAGACCGCACCCTCCCAGTACACTCCCGACCTCGTCGACGTCCTCGGACAACCGATCGCCCGGCGCGCTGTGGAGATCGCCGCGGCTGGCGGGCACCACCTGATGCTGCTCGGCCAGCCGGGAACCGGGAAAAGCCTCCTCGCGGAACGGCTGCCCGGCATCCTTCCCCCGCTCACCCGCTCCGAAGCCCTCGAGGTGACCACCGTCCACTCGGTGGCGGGGACCCTCCCCCAGGGAGGGCCGCTGATCTCCCGGCCGCCGTTCTGGGCACCGCACCACACCGCCACGCGCGCCGCCGTCATCGGCGGTGGCAGCACCCGACTGCGGCCGGGGTGCGTCTCTTTAGCCCATCGCGGCGCCCTCTTCTTGGACGAGGCCCCCGAGTTCGGGCGCAGTGTCCTGGACTCGCTGCGCCAACCGCTGGAACGCGGGGAGGTCCTGGTCTCCCGCGCCGCGTCCACCGTGACGTTCCCCGCCCGCTTCCAACTCGTGCTGGCGGCGAACCCGTGCCCCTGCGGGAAATCCGGAAACGCCTGCACCTGCGGTTCCGTGCAGCGCCGCCGCTACCTCGCCCGGCTCTCCGGCCCCCTGCTCGACCGCGTCGACCTCAAGGTCGAACTGCAGCCGGTGGCCCACGCCGAACTCCTCGCGGACCGCACCCTCGCCGAGTCCTCGGCCACGGTCGCCGAACGGGTCGTCCAGGCGCGCGACCGCTGCGCGCGACGGCTGTCCGCCACCCCGTGGACGACCAACGCCGACGTGCCCGGGGCGGAACTGCGCCGGACGTTCCCCCCTCCCGAGGCCGCCGTCCGGATCCTCACATCCGCGCTGGAGCGCGGCGAGATCAGCGCGCGCGGCGTGGACCGGGCGCTACGCATCTCCTGGACACTGGCGGACCTGGCGGGGCGGGAGCGTCCCAGCAGCGAGGACACCGCCTACGCCTACGCGCTGTGGTCGGGGCAGGCGCAGTGA
- a CDS encoding DNA-processing protein DprA yields the protein MTAPEPQHADPDGDAAARACLTAVAPPGSPLMGALLDEHDAREVWEALRSGSALPRLSGSSGEARPGQRAAQWKRWQDRARALDADALLSDTAELGGRVVAPGSPEWPTQLDMLAGHRPYALWVRGAHDLRNACLRAVSLVGARAASGYGLHVAGELAHTLARRGTATVSGGAYGIDAAAHRGALAAGGATVVVLACGLDVGYPSGHENLFADVAANGTLVTEYPLGSRPNRGGFLVRNRVIAALSPGTVVVEAGLRSGAMNTARHAHELHRVLMAVPKPVPGGSAPAPGGGVPFTLNVA from the coding sequence GTGACCGCGCCGGAACCGCAACACGCGGACCCCGACGGTGACGCGGCCGCGCGTGCCTGCCTCACCGCGGTCGCCCCGCCGGGGAGCCCCCTCATGGGCGCACTGCTGGACGAGCACGACGCCCGCGAGGTGTGGGAGGCGCTCCGCTCGGGAAGCGCGCTCCCGCGGCTGTCCGGCAGTTCGGGCGAGGCGCGGCCCGGCCAGCGCGCGGCGCAGTGGAAACGCTGGCAGGACCGCGCCCGGGCCCTCGACGCCGATGCGCTGCTGTCCGACACGGCGGAGCTGGGCGGGCGGGTCGTCGCCCCCGGCAGCCCGGAGTGGCCCACCCAGCTCGACATGCTCGCCGGACACCGCCCCTACGCCCTCTGGGTGCGCGGCGCACACGACCTGCGCAACGCCTGCCTGCGGGCGGTGTCGCTGGTGGGAGCCCGCGCCGCGTCCGGTTACGGGCTGCACGTCGCGGGGGAGCTGGCCCACACCCTGGCGCGGCGCGGCACGGCCACCGTCTCCGGCGGAGCGTACGGGATCGACGCCGCCGCCCACCGGGGCGCGCTGGCCGCGGGAGGGGCAACCGTCGTCGTGCTCGCCTGCGGTCTGGACGTGGGATACCCCAGCGGCCACGAGAACCTGTTCGCCGACGTCGCCGCCAACGGAACCCTTGTCACCGAGTACCCGCTGGGGAGCCGACCCAACCGGGGAGGGTTCCTCGTGCGCAACAGGGTCATCGCCGCACTGAGCCCCGGCACCGTCGTCGTGGAGGCGGGGCTGCGAAGCGGCGCGATGAACACCGCCCGACACGCCCACGAGCTGCACCGGGTGCTGATGGCGGTTCCCAAGCCCGTTCCCGGAGGGTCCGCTCCAGCTCCGGGCGGGGGCGTGCCGTTCACTCTGAACGTCGCGTAA
- a CDS encoding antitoxin of toxin-antitoxin stability system: MSDEHRTVPSWEARQHFAKVVRRVVEREEAVYVADDEYSEPYVAIVPVALVRHYESLLDQMEEQLLEERLVRLETGRSETLSADEAKQELGLV, translated from the coding sequence ATGAGTGATGAGCACCGTACCGTCCCCTCTTGGGAGGCACGACAGCACTTCGCCAAGGTGGTTCGACGGGTTGTGGAGCGGGAGGAAGCCGTTTACGTCGCTGACGACGAATACTCAGAGCCGTACGTTGCTATTGTTCCCGTTGCTCTCGTGAGGCACTACGAGAGCCTCCTCGACCAGATGGAAGAACAGCTGTTGGAGGAGCGACTGGTCCGTCTAGAGACCGGTCGTAGCGAGACGCTCTCCGCCGACGAGGCGAAACAAGAACTTGGACTCGTGTAG
- a CDS encoding type II toxin-antitoxin system RelE family toxin, giving the protein MDGYRIEYDRAAIRDLAGISEQRVRQAVSDAIDRLAREPRPDRCCKMQGRSNAWRIPVRTVGGPYRVIYTVDDAERRVVIMIVGHRRQVYR; this is encoded by the coding sequence ATGGACGGGTACCGCATCGAGTACGACAGAGCAGCCATCAGGGATCTTGCGGGAATCTCTGAGCAGCGCGTGCGGCAAGCAGTGAGCGACGCCATAGACCGTCTGGCCCGAGAGCCGCGCCCCGATAGGTGTTGCAAAATGCAGGGCCGCAGCAACGCGTGGCGCATCCCTGTCAGAACGGTTGGGGGGCCGTACCGGGTGATCTACACGGTCGATGACGCCGAGCGGCGGGTCGTGATTATGATCGTCGGACACCGCAGGCAAGTGTACCGGTGA
- a CDS encoding GntR family transcriptional regulator, whose product MAIDLDGPEFLRDQVAAILRARIESGEYPPRRRIPPEAEFIEEFGVSRPTVRAALAILEDEGRIVTRRGKGRFVAGAES is encoded by the coding sequence ATGGCGATAGACCTGGACGGTCCTGAGTTCCTGCGCGATCAGGTGGCGGCGATCCTGCGCGCCCGGATCGAGTCGGGCGAGTACCCGCCTCGGCGCCGTATCCCACCTGAGGCCGAGTTCATCGAGGAGTTCGGGGTGTCACGGCCCACCGTGCGGGCCGCGTTGGCCATCCTCGAAGACGAGGGCCGCATCGTCACCCGGCGCGGCAAGGGCCGGTTCGTAGCCGGAGCGGAAAGCTAG
- a CDS encoding helix-turn-helix domain-containing protein, with amino-acid sequence MQLVREQRGLSKIRLAKTSGLDRRSLARWEAGQQTPDLRTIGRLADALGCHPTVLIEWAEDDQ; translated from the coding sequence ATGCAGCTCGTTCGCGAGCAGCGCGGCCTGTCCAAGATCCGGCTTGCCAAGACCAGCGGGCTCGACCGCAGGAGCCTGGCCCGCTGGGAGGCTGGCCAGCAGACCCCTGACCTGCGCACCATCGGCCGTCTCGCCGACGCCCTGGGCTGCCACCCCACCGTCCTCATCGAGTGGGCGGAGGACGACCAGTGA